Proteins from a genomic interval of Epinephelus fuscoguttatus linkage group LG16, E.fuscoguttatus.final_Chr_v1:
- the LOC125903829 gene encoding uncharacterized protein LOC125903829 — protein MSTAAETEQVESGGSAEDQKEDSPKQPKSRPGPEFLSLTRCAACYNEKASSMLRWGDEGDSSTSAEDSGPEVDWESSSSSSSSSSEGCSEPALSETLGNPSPVSGDAAEAEHGRKDGDGEMTESQEDKNKKMTQTARLVKSSSLPQSPVPHLTPLSLLPRPHTVVSTLQLQVLSQKHDDDGDDDTFLIVKQQLSGREEEEEEKTGGSKGGRQEGINSVRPPQPFQWQQTGLPWQQWSQPTLPQHQLSYQQQPQHFPPLSAQCQRLPSPSHTLPVPHLPMLHPPRQALNAPHRNLHAPTPQPCWCCHSMHLPHVYHSQ, from the coding sequence TCCAGACCAGGGCCTGAATTCCTCAGTCTGACTCGCTGCGCCGCCTGCTACAATGAAAAGGCGAGCTCCATGCTTCGTTGGGGGGACGAAGGCGATTCCAGCACCTCAGCTGAAGACTCCGGCCCAGAGGTGGACTGGGAGtccagctccagcagcagcagcagcagcagtgaaggCTGCTCTGAGCCGGCTTTATCAGAAACACTTGGGAATCCGTCACCAGTTTCTGGAGACGCTGCTGAAGCTGAACATGGAAGAAAAGATGGTGACGGAGAGATGACGGAGAGCCAGGAggataaaaacaagaaaatgactcAAACAGCTCGACTCGTCAAGTCTTCCTCCCTGCCCCAGTCCCCTGTTCCTCACCTcacccctctgtccctcctgcCACGCCCTCACACAGTCGTCTCCACCCTCCAGCTGCAGGTGCTGTCCCAGAAACACGATGACGACGGCGACGATGACACCTTCCTCATCGTCAAACAGCAGCTGTctgggagagaggaggaggaggaggagaaaacagGGGGGAGTAAGGGAGGAAGGCAGGAAGGAATCAACAGCGTGAGGCCTCCACAACCGTTTCAGTGGCAGCAGACGGGGTTGCCGTGGCAACAGTGGTCACAACCAACACTGCCGCAACACCAGCTGTCATACCAGCAACAACCCCAACACTTTCCTCCCCTCTCAGCTCAGTGTCAAAGGTTACCATCACCCTCGCACACACTTCCTGTCCCTCACCTCCCGATGCTCCACCCACCACGACAGGCCCTGAATGCACCCCACAGGAATCTGCATGCACCCACTCCACAGCCCTGCTGGTGCTGCCACAGCATGCACCTTCCTCACGTGTACCACAGTCAATAA